One part of the Streptomyces lydicus genome encodes these proteins:
- a CDS encoding caspase, EACC1-associated type has translation MSGFPTGRRDALLIATGRYESPALKPLRSPRQDCEGLAAVLRDPAIGGFAVQQLVDGASYEVKRALEQFFRNRGRDDLLLLHLSCHGIKDDEGHLSFAARDTDKDLPASTAVPAAFLHDQMARCRARTIVVLLDCCYSGAFLPGAKGDDYVQVREELAGHGRAILTATNRTEYAWEGDHLETAAPQPSRFTGALIEGLRSGDADADQDGRITVTELYEYAFEYLHHTGARQRPQMWADLEYRVTLARTANARSTPAEAAFAAAGTTAGEASAAPAPPPGAPVEGPPPPTPGLFGRLKDAFNGVESGPPAAPPRSRRPRRGQDYVLRVEFPLIETALGTLKDIDLETAKVCDTCRGEGAAAGTPVYPCDPCAGTGEAIGTSPEGGPLPCSACDGDAVRIPSPCQECGGAGRVRVRRSITVKVPGGVDHGTRIQLAGEGEVGPGGGPPGDLYLEVVELVHPELVRRGDDLHVTRRLTRAQARRGCTIQVPTLEGPKSVRVPAETRSGLTLRLAGHGTMHLRGGGRGDLLVRLETGDNSNGRSPHGR, from the coding sequence GTGTCCGGTTTCCCGACCGGCCGCAGGGACGCACTGCTGATCGCCACGGGCAGGTACGAGAGCCCCGCGCTGAAACCACTGCGCTCGCCCCGCCAGGACTGCGAGGGCCTGGCCGCCGTCCTTCGTGACCCGGCCATCGGCGGCTTCGCCGTCCAGCAACTGGTGGACGGCGCCTCGTACGAGGTCAAGCGCGCGCTGGAGCAGTTCTTCCGCAACCGCGGCCGGGACGACCTGCTGCTGCTCCACCTCTCCTGCCACGGCATCAAGGACGACGAGGGCCATCTGTCCTTCGCCGCCCGGGACACCGACAAGGACCTGCCGGCCTCCACGGCCGTACCGGCCGCCTTCCTGCACGACCAGATGGCGCGCTGCCGGGCCCGCACCATCGTGGTGCTGCTGGACTGCTGCTACAGCGGGGCGTTCCTGCCCGGCGCGAAGGGCGACGACTACGTCCAGGTCCGCGAGGAGCTGGCCGGCCACGGCCGCGCCATCCTCACCGCGACCAACCGCACCGAGTACGCCTGGGAGGGCGACCACTTGGAGACCGCCGCGCCGCAGCCCTCCCGCTTCACCGGCGCCCTGATCGAGGGCCTGCGCAGCGGCGACGCGGACGCCGACCAGGACGGCCGGATCACGGTCACCGAGCTGTACGAGTACGCCTTCGAGTATCTGCACCACACCGGCGCGCGGCAGCGCCCCCAGATGTGGGCCGACCTGGAATACCGGGTCACCCTCGCCAGGACCGCCAACGCCCGGAGCACGCCGGCGGAGGCGGCCTTCGCCGCGGCAGGGACCACCGCCGGAGAGGCGTCCGCCGCCCCCGCACCCCCACCGGGCGCCCCGGTCGAGGGCCCACCGCCGCCGACCCCGGGACTGTTCGGGCGGCTCAAGGACGCGTTCAACGGCGTGGAGAGCGGGCCCCCCGCCGCTCCGCCGCGCTCCCGGCGCCCCCGCCGCGGCCAGGACTACGTGCTCAGGGTGGAGTTCCCGCTGATCGAAACGGCCCTGGGCACCCTCAAGGACATTGATCTCGAGACCGCCAAGGTCTGCGACACCTGCCGGGGCGAAGGCGCGGCCGCCGGCACCCCGGTGTACCCGTGCGACCCGTGCGCCGGCACCGGGGAAGCCATCGGGACGTCGCCCGAGGGCGGCCCCCTTCCGTGCTCCGCCTGCGACGGGGACGCCGTGCGCATCCCGTCACCGTGCCAGGAGTGCGGCGGCGCGGGACGGGTGCGCGTCCGACGGTCCATCACCGTCAAGGTTCCCGGGGGCGTCGACCACGGCACCCGGATCCAGCTCGCCGGCGAGGGCGAGGTCGGCCCGGGCGGCGGCCCGCCCGGTGACCTGTACCTGGAGGTCGTCGAACTCGTGCACCCGGAGCTGGTGCGCCGCGGCGACGACCTGCACGTGACCCGGCGCCTCACCCGCGCACAGGCGCGCCGCGGTTGCACGATCCAGGTACCGACCCTCGAGGGCCCCAAGTCCGTCCGCGTCCCCGCCGAGACGCGCTCGGGCCTGACCCTGCGCCTCGCCGGACACGGCACGATGCACCTGCGCGGCGGCGGCCGCGGAGACCTCCTGGTCCGCCTCGAAACAGGCGACAACAGCAACGGCCGCTCCCCGCACGGCCGTTAG
- a CDS encoding VOC family protein: protein MITTDFVPGSPCWLDLGAPDVEVAAAFYRAVFGWRAEPYGDQGAGGYTLFRLDGKVSAGVGPLPADRARSAWTLYFHTPDADETVKTVEQAGGAVLSPPVDVGAGDGRFARLADPQGAEFAVWQPGRYPGFETADGAGSLGWTELYTTDAAAAQTFYRTVFDWGTQDMPLPGGGGTYTLLRPANCSDERMHGGLMGVPTDLLGPAGKPYWHPVFGSHDCDATVGLVTGNGGTLSMGPETAEGVGRLAVCNDPSGAEFVVLTPQGAL, encoded by the coding sequence ATGATCACTACTGACTTCGTACCGGGCTCCCCGTGCTGGCTGGATCTCGGCGCCCCCGACGTCGAGGTCGCGGCGGCCTTCTACCGAGCCGTGTTCGGCTGGCGGGCCGAACCGTACGGTGACCAGGGCGCCGGCGGATACACCCTGTTCCGGCTCGACGGGAAGGTGTCCGCCGGGGTCGGCCCGCTCCCCGCGGACCGGGCCCGCTCCGCCTGGACGCTCTACTTCCACACCCCCGACGCGGACGAGACGGTCAAGACGGTGGAGCAGGCGGGCGGCGCGGTCCTCTCCCCGCCGGTCGACGTCGGCGCGGGCGACGGCCGGTTCGCCCGGCTCGCGGACCCGCAGGGTGCGGAGTTCGCCGTCTGGCAGCCCGGGCGGTATCCGGGCTTCGAAACCGCGGACGGCGCGGGCAGCCTGGGCTGGACCGAGCTCTACACCACGGACGCGGCCGCCGCGCAGACCTTCTACCGGACCGTCTTCGACTGGGGCACCCAGGACATGCCCCTCCCGGGAGGCGGCGGCACCTACACCCTCCTGCGCCCCGCGAACTGCAGCGACGAGCGGATGCACGGCGGCCTCATGGGCGTCCCCACCGATCTGCTCGGCCCCGCGGGGAAGCCGTACTGGCACCCGGTGTTCGGCTCCCACGACTGCGATGCCACCGTCGGCCTGGTGACGGGCAACGGCGGCACGCTGTCGATGGGCCCGGAGACCGCCGAGGGCGTCGGCCGGCTGGCGGTCTGCAACGACCCGTCCGGCGCGGAGTTCGTCGTCCTCACCCCACAGGGCGCGCTCTGA
- a CDS encoding acyl-CoA dehydrogenase family protein, which translates to MTVFALGPTEREWCAELRAMTAERLSPLAEKGEPGRINRPLVAALGELGLLRRLFPAEGPLRALDLCLLRESLARECTEAETALALQGLGAYPLVQSGTEAQRARWLPEVAAGRAVAAFALSEPGAGSDAAALSLAAEPDGPDGWRLTGEKCWISNAPDADFATVFARTGGAAGARGVTAFLVPAGRPGLTGERLDMLSPHPIGTLVFDGTPVTRADVLGEVDGGFAVAMATLNLFRPSVGAFAVGMAQAALDAALAHAGTRTAFGGPLKDLQSVGHQLAEMATRVEAARLLVYAAASAYDTGAPGIARSAAMAKLLATETAQYVVDAAVQIHGARALRRGHLLEHLYREVRAPRIYEGATEVQRSIIAKELYRR; encoded by the coding sequence GTGACTGTATTCGCGCTGGGACCGACGGAACGGGAATGGTGCGCCGAGCTGCGCGCCATGACGGCCGAACGGCTGAGCCCGCTCGCGGAGAAGGGCGAACCGGGCCGGATCAACCGCCCGCTGGTCGCCGCCCTCGGCGAACTGGGCCTGCTGCGCCGCCTGTTCCCTGCCGAGGGGCCGCTGCGCGCCCTGGACCTGTGCCTGCTGCGGGAATCCCTCGCGCGGGAGTGCACGGAGGCGGAGACCGCGCTGGCGCTCCAGGGCCTGGGGGCCTACCCGCTGGTGCAGTCCGGGACCGAGGCGCAGCGCGCCCGTTGGCTGCCCGAGGTCGCCGCCGGGCGCGCGGTCGCGGCCTTCGCGCTGAGCGAGCCGGGCGCGGGCTCGGACGCCGCCGCGCTGTCCCTGGCCGCCGAGCCGGACGGCCCGGACGGCTGGCGGCTGACCGGCGAGAAGTGCTGGATCTCCAACGCCCCGGACGCGGACTTCGCCACCGTCTTCGCCCGCACCGGCGGCGCGGCGGGCGCCCGCGGCGTCACGGCCTTCCTCGTTCCCGCCGGCCGTCCGGGCCTGACCGGCGAGCGCCTGGACATGCTCAGCCCGCACCCCATCGGCACGCTGGTCTTCGACGGCACGCCGGTGACCAGGGCGGACGTGCTGGGCGAGGTCGACGGCGGGTTCGCCGTCGCGATGGCCACCCTCAACCTCTTCCGGCCCAGCGTGGGCGCCTTCGCGGTCGGCATGGCGCAGGCCGCGCTGGACGCGGCGCTGGCCCACGCGGGCACCCGCACCGCGTTCGGCGGCCCGCTGAAGGACCTGCAGTCCGTGGGGCACCAGCTCGCCGAGATGGCCACCCGGGTCGAGGCCGCCCGCCTCCTCGTCTATGCGGCGGCCTCCGCGTACGACACCGGGGCACCCGGCATCGCCCGCAGTGCGGCCATGGCCAAACTGCTGGCGACCGAGACCGCCCAGTACGTGGTCGATGCCGCGGTCCAGATCCACGGCGCGCGGGCGCTGCGCCGCGGACACCTCCTGGAACACCTCTACCGGGAGGTCCGCGCGCCGCGGATCTACGAGGGCGCCACGGAGGTGCAGCGCTCGATCATCGCCAAGGAGCTGTACCGGCGCTGA
- a CDS encoding AMP-binding protein, which yields MELRSSAHTDTFARDRLPPPEQWPHLTDLGYPDRLNCGAELLDGTIGRLGADRPALRDASGPVWTYGQLRDRVDAIAHALTDRLGVLPGNRVLLRGPTTPWLAACWLAVMKAGAVAVTVLAAQRPEELTTICEIAQVRYALCDVRAVDDLARAAVPGLRLTTYGGDGPDDLRQLARPGGAPYTAVPTAADDVALIAFTSGTTGRPKGCLHFHRDVLAIADTFSAQVLRPTPDDVFAGSPPLGFTFGLGGLVVFPLRAGASALLTDWGGPQKLLGDIAAHRISVLFTAPTAYRAMLPRLAGHDISSLRRCVSAGENLPAATWRAWHEATGLRIINGIGATELLHIFISAADEAIRPGTTGLPVPGFEARVVGADGTPLPDGEPGLLAVRGPTGCRYLADARQTQYVRDGWNLTGDTYVRDPDGYFRYVARADDMIISAGYNIAGPEVEDALLRHPDVTEAAVVGRADEERGQVVVAHVVLRDGVPRGEDTVAALRAFTKARIAPYKCTRDIVFHAALPRTPTGKLQRFRLRAPDLE from the coding sequence ATGGAGCTACGGTCCTCGGCCCACACCGACACCTTCGCGCGCGACCGGCTGCCGCCCCCCGAGCAGTGGCCGCACCTCACCGATCTGGGCTATCCGGACCGTCTGAACTGCGGCGCCGAGCTGCTGGACGGCACCATCGGACGGCTCGGTGCCGACCGGCCCGCGCTGCGCGACGCGAGCGGCCCGGTATGGACGTACGGGCAGCTGCGCGACCGGGTGGACGCGATCGCGCATGCGCTCACCGACCGGCTCGGGGTGCTGCCGGGCAACCGCGTACTGCTGCGCGGCCCCACCACGCCCTGGCTCGCCGCCTGCTGGCTCGCCGTGATGAAGGCCGGGGCGGTCGCGGTGACCGTGCTGGCCGCGCAGCGGCCCGAGGAACTCACCACGATCTGCGAGATCGCCCAGGTCCGGTACGCGCTGTGCGACGTCCGCGCGGTCGACGACCTGGCCCGGGCCGCGGTGCCGGGGCTGCGCCTCACCACGTACGGCGGGGACGGCCCGGACGATCTGCGGCAGCTCGCCCGGCCCGGCGGCGCTCCGTACACCGCGGTGCCGACCGCGGCCGACGACGTCGCGCTGATCGCCTTCACCTCGGGGACCACCGGCCGCCCCAAGGGCTGTCTGCACTTCCACCGCGATGTGCTCGCCATCGCGGACACCTTCTCGGCGCAGGTGCTCCGGCCGACCCCCGACGACGTGTTCGCCGGCAGCCCGCCGCTGGGCTTCACCTTCGGCCTCGGCGGTCTGGTCGTCTTCCCCCTGCGGGCCGGCGCCTCGGCCCTGCTCACCGACTGGGGCGGCCCGCAGAAGCTGCTCGGCGACATCGCGGCGCACCGGATCTCCGTCCTGTTCACCGCGCCGACCGCCTACCGGGCGATGCTGCCCCGGCTCGCCGGGCACGACATCTCCTCCCTGCGGCGGTGCGTGTCGGCCGGTGAGAACCTGCCCGCCGCGACCTGGCGGGCCTGGCACGAAGCGACCGGACTGCGGATCATCAACGGCATCGGCGCCACCGAGTTGCTGCACATCTTCATCTCGGCCGCGGACGAGGCGATCCGCCCGGGCACGACGGGCCTGCCGGTGCCGGGCTTCGAGGCCCGGGTGGTGGGGGCGGACGGCACACCGCTGCCGGACGGCGAACCGGGGCTGCTGGCCGTGCGCGGGCCGACGGGCTGCCGCTACCTCGCGGACGCCCGGCAGACGCAGTACGTCCGGGACGGCTGGAACCTCACCGGCGACACCTATGTGCGGGACCCCGACGGCTACTTCCGCTATGTCGCCCGCGCCGACGACATGATCATCTCGGCCGGCTACAACATCGCCGGGCCCGAGGTGGAGGACGCCCTGCTGCGGCACCCGGACGTGACCGAGGCCGCGGTGGTCGGACGGGCCGACGAGGAGCGCGGGCAGGTCGTCGTCGCGCACGTCGTGCTGCGGGACGGCGTCCCGCGCGGGGAGGACACCGTCGCCGCGCTGCGGGCCTTCACCAAGGCCCGTATCGCGCCCTACAAATGCACGCGCGACATCGTCTTCCACGCCGCCCTGCCGCGCACCCCCACCGGCAAGCTCCAGCGCTTCCGGCTGCGCGCACCCGATCTAGAGTGA
- a CDS encoding PaaX family transcriptional regulator, with protein MTDQQTQRTPRSLIVTFYGAYGRGGPGTAGPATGAVPVAALIRLLGVLGVDPPSVRSAVSRLKRRGLLVPGRTDAGAAAYGLSEPARQLLEDGDRRIFGRPAARLSDGWVLAVFSVPEEERHKRHLLRSRLARLGFGTAAPGVWIAPAQLYEETRHTLERLQLSPYVDLFTGTHAGFAPTADAVARWWDLDAVAAQHRAFLAEQEPVLRRWSRRRTVPPEAAYHDYLLALDAWRRLPYADPGLPSPLLPEDWPGGRAAEVFGRLHGTLQDAGARYVREVTTGP; from the coding sequence GTGACCGACCAGCAGACGCAGCGCACCCCACGGTCCCTCATCGTCACGTTCTACGGCGCCTACGGGCGCGGCGGGCCCGGCACCGCGGGGCCCGCGACCGGGGCGGTGCCGGTCGCCGCGCTGATCCGGCTGCTCGGCGTGCTGGGGGTGGACCCGCCGTCGGTGCGCTCCGCGGTCTCCCGGCTCAAGCGGCGCGGCCTCCTCGTCCCCGGGCGCACCGACGCCGGGGCGGCCGCCTACGGGCTGTCGGAGCCGGCCCGCCAGCTGCTGGAGGACGGCGACCGGCGGATCTTCGGCCGACCGGCCGCCCGGCTGTCCGACGGCTGGGTGCTGGCCGTCTTCTCCGTCCCCGAGGAGGAGCGGCACAAGCGTCACCTGCTGCGCTCGCGCCTGGCCCGCCTCGGCTTCGGCACCGCGGCACCGGGTGTGTGGATCGCCCCCGCCCAGCTCTACGAGGAGACCCGGCACACCCTGGAGCGGCTCCAACTGAGCCCGTACGTCGACCTCTTCACCGGTACGCACGCCGGTTTCGCCCCGACGGCGGACGCGGTGGCGCGCTGGTGGGACCTGGACGCCGTCGCCGCGCAGCACCGCGCCTTCCTGGCGGAGCAGGAGCCGGTGCTGCGCCGCTGGTCCCGACGGCGCACGGTGCCGCCGGAAGCGGCCTACCACGACTACCTGCTGGCGCTGGACGCCTGGCGCCGTCTCCCGTACGCGGATCCCGGGCTGCCCTCTCCCCTCCTGCCGGAGGACTGGCCGGGCGGCCGCGCCGCGGAGGTGTTCGGCCGGTTGCACGGCACGCTCCAGGACGCGGGGGCCCGCTACGTGCGCGAGGTGACGACCGGGCCGTGA
- a CDS encoding HAD family hydrolase, translating into MRVATEVGERPARGARGAAGGETIRAAVFDLDGTLANTLPAISKLLVKVASEQGSSVTARQAATAIGKPPGPAFGRLLGRPEDDERVQAAISRYRELFAYEVLCQGPQLLFPGVTAGLSALRAHGVELAVATSKTTRSAEALLDVMGIRDLVGPVIGQDMVRRGKPHPEMVLRAAGRLGVAPWQSAYVGDTVGDMRMAVTARMEPVAVTYGVGTFGELAAVAGTRMCSSFKDVVSVIAAARPRAAAGMPHRPAVAMGGPARRR; encoded by the coding sequence ATGCGCGTAGCAACGGAAGTCGGCGAACGTCCCGCGAGAGGTGCACGGGGTGCCGCCGGTGGTGAGACGATCAGGGCCGCCGTCTTCGACCTGGACGGGACGCTTGCCAACACCCTCCCGGCGATCAGCAAACTACTGGTCAAGGTGGCCTCTGAACAGGGTAGTTCGGTGACTGCCCGGCAGGCGGCCACCGCCATCGGCAAGCCCCCCGGCCCCGCCTTCGGCCGGCTGCTGGGCCGGCCCGAGGACGACGAACGGGTGCAGGCCGCCATTTCCCGCTACCGCGAGCTGTTCGCCTACGAAGTCCTGTGCCAGGGCCCGCAGCTGCTCTTCCCCGGCGTGACCGCGGGGCTCTCCGCGCTGCGCGCCCACGGCGTCGAGCTGGCCGTCGCCACGTCCAAGACCACCCGCAGCGCCGAGGCGCTGCTGGACGTCATGGGCATCCGCGACCTGGTCGGGCCGGTCATCGGCCAGGACATGGTCCGGCGCGGCAAGCCGCATCCGGAGATGGTGCTGCGAGCCGCCGGCCGCCTGGGCGTCGCACCCTGGCAGAGCGCCTATGTCGGGGACACGGTGGGGGACATGAGGATGGCGGTCACCGCGCGCATGGAGCCGGTGGCGGTGACCTACGGCGTCGGTACGTTCGGCGAGCTCGCCGCGGTCGCCGGCACCCGGATGTGCAGCTCGTTCAAGGACGTGGTGTCGGTGATCGCCGCCGCCCGACCGCGGGCGGCGGCCGGCATGCCGCACCGTCCGGCCGTCGCCATGGGGGGTCCGGCGCGACGCCGCTGA
- a CDS encoding TetR/AcrR family transcriptional regulator, with the protein MPTQHRAIQSRQALIRSAAETFLEKGVPAAGMVEISRRARLSKGALYFHFTSKDDLTLAVRDAALATLQEIEDAFTRSPQPLTTAVQDFAVELFERVESDAVLRAGLRLRPETAPGLGIYALEQRWYALFLDKAVTCGTGGLGRPAAHAPDAEPRRTAQLLTSIVVGLLHLGSEDGTWWDKEAVVGLWSLLPAAPGRITAAGIPAPDRLPAAG; encoded by the coding sequence GTGCCCACCCAGCATCGCGCCATCCAGAGCCGCCAGGCACTCATCCGCTCGGCCGCAGAGACCTTCCTGGAGAAGGGGGTTCCCGCCGCGGGCATGGTCGAGATCAGCCGGCGGGCCCGCCTGAGCAAGGGAGCCCTGTACTTCCACTTCACGTCCAAGGACGACCTCACCCTCGCGGTGCGCGACGCCGCGCTCGCCACCCTGCAGGAGATCGAGGACGCCTTCACCCGTTCCCCGCAGCCGCTGACCACCGCGGTGCAGGACTTCGCCGTCGAGCTGTTCGAGCGGGTGGAGTCCGACGCGGTACTGCGCGCCGGACTGCGGCTGCGGCCGGAGACCGCACCGGGCCTCGGGATCTACGCCCTGGAGCAGCGCTGGTACGCGCTCTTCCTCGACAAGGCGGTGACCTGCGGCACCGGCGGGCTCGGCAGGCCGGCGGCGCACGCGCCGGACGCCGAACCGCGCCGCACCGCCCAGCTGTTGACGTCGATCGTGGTGGGTCTGCTGCACCTGGGCAGCGAGGACGGCACATGGTGGGACAAGGAGGCCGTGGTCGGCCTCTGGTCCCTGCTGCCGGCCGCGCCGGGACGGATCACGGCCGCCGGAATCCCGGCACCGGACCGGCTGCCGGCGGCCGGCTGA
- a CDS encoding MDR family NADP-dependent oxidoreductase, whose amino-acid sequence MTPTAVPDVPAVQREVRLAARAEGQLTTRHFTLAEVPVPQPGPGQVLVRTRVMAVTAAMRTQMTGAPLPMPSFVPGQALWGSAVGEVVAAPGGGFAPGELVHHPYGWREFAVVDEGRLRRLAPDALPTPAAHLSQGATAWGALTRAVEVRPGDTVFVTGAAGGVGSLAGQLARRLGAGRVVGSTGSERKAARLRAELGYDDTIVRGAGPIDRQLRRAAPDGIDVLLDTVGGEQLTAALAAARPDARFALVGALATQLGGDGGAVAPVELDAGLIITRRVVLRGFGLHAHPDLPQEWTKEFGQGLRDGSLVFPHALLKGIEQAPRALCELTQGHHIGAVLVEL is encoded by the coding sequence ATGACCCCCACCGCCGTTCCCGACGTACCCGCCGTTCAGCGGGAGGTGCGGCTCGCCGCCCGCGCCGAAGGGCAGCTGACCACGCGGCACTTCACGCTCGCCGAGGTGCCGGTGCCGCAGCCGGGCCCCGGTCAGGTCCTGGTGCGGACGCGGGTGATGGCGGTGACCGCGGCGATGCGGACCCAGATGACCGGCGCCCCGCTGCCGATGCCCTCCTTCGTGCCCGGCCAGGCGCTGTGGGGCTCCGCGGTCGGTGAGGTCGTGGCGGCCCCCGGCGGCGGCTTCGCGCCCGGTGAGCTCGTCCACCACCCCTACGGCTGGCGGGAGTTCGCGGTGGTCGACGAGGGGCGGCTGCGCCGGCTGGCCCCGGACGCGCTGCCCACCCCCGCCGCGCACCTGTCACAGGGGGCGACCGCCTGGGGTGCGCTGACCCGCGCGGTGGAGGTCCGCCCCGGTGACACCGTGTTCGTCACCGGCGCGGCGGGCGGGGTGGGCAGCCTGGCCGGGCAGCTCGCCCGGCGGCTGGGGGCCGGCCGGGTCGTGGGCAGCACCGGATCGGAGCGCAAGGCCGCCCGGCTGCGCGCCGAGCTGGGGTACGACGACACGATCGTGCGCGGGGCCGGACCGATCGACCGGCAGCTGCGCCGGGCGGCCCCGGACGGCATCGACGTACTGCTGGACACCGTGGGCGGCGAGCAGCTCACCGCCGCGCTCGCGGCGGCCCGCCCCGACGCGCGGTTCGCGCTGGTCGGCGCGCTCGCGACCCAACTGGGCGGTGACGGGGGCGCCGTCGCGCCGGTGGAGCTGGACGCGGGGCTGATCATCACCCGGCGGGTGGTGCTGCGGGGCTTCGGGCTGCACGCCCACCCGGATCTGCCGCAGGAGTGGACGAAGGAGTTCGGCCAGGGCCTGCGGGACGGCTCCCTGGTCTTCCCGCACGCCTTGCTGAAGGGGATCGAGCAGGCGCCGCGCGCGCTGTGCGAGCTCACCCAGGGGCACCACATCGGCGCCGTACTGGTGGAGTTGTGA
- a CDS encoding ScbR family autoregulator-binding transcription factor gives MVKQERAVRTRRAVLEAAAHVIGTRGYQAATMAEIIQRAGVTKGAVYFHFTSKDALARAVITEQTDPFLPQVSESRLQDAIDFTHQVALALRSDPLLQAGTRIAVETTFSDEPLVPYQAWTDIITTMFSEARDNGELLPGVAPDRAAEFFVAAYMGVQLFSRAATNRADLPERVTALWKHTLPGLASPGAMSHLDPHGRAVQVSV, from the coding sequence GTGGTCAAGCAGGAACGCGCAGTGCGCACCCGGCGCGCCGTCCTCGAAGCCGCGGCTCATGTCATCGGCACCCGCGGCTACCAGGCCGCCACGATGGCCGAGATCATCCAGCGCGCCGGCGTCACCAAGGGAGCGGTGTACTTTCACTTCACGTCGAAGGACGCACTGGCCCGCGCGGTGATCACCGAGCAGACCGATCCCTTCCTGCCGCAGGTCAGCGAGTCCCGGCTGCAGGACGCCATCGACTTCACCCACCAGGTGGCGCTGGCGCTGCGCAGCGACCCGTTGTTGCAGGCCGGCACCCGTATCGCGGTCGAGACGACCTTCAGCGACGAGCCCCTGGTGCCGTACCAGGCGTGGACCGACATCATCACCACGATGTTCAGCGAGGCCCGGGACAACGGGGAATTACTGCCGGGGGTGGCGCCCGACCGGGCGGCCGAGTTCTTCGTCGCCGCTTATATGGGCGTGCAGTTGTTCTCGCGGGCGGCGACCAACCGCGCGGATCTTCCCGAGCGGGTCACCGCGCTGTGGAAACACACCCTGCCGGGCCTTGCCTCGCCCGGCGCGATGAGTCATCTCGATCCGCACGGCCGCGCCGTGCAGGTCTCCGTCTGA
- a CDS encoding ScbA/BarX family gamma-butyrolactone biosynthesis protein: MASATLMPSWRDQRHDDRGRFADGNRPSALTTTVPREYVHRTAVSEVFLTNWRRGTADSWVVSAQWPRAHSFYGPVGGLHDPLLLIETMRQAGILLSHVAHRVPLDHPIIWQRVRYDLTPQALRAADEPAEVELHITDHDVLRRGKRLISARQHFRIRCDGADLATASLDYSCHSPAVYRRLRGKYSDLTLANAQRLPLPEPVTPRLVGRDRERDVVLSPTNRPDRWQLRVDTSHPVLFDHPVDHAPGMLMIEAVRQAAQAAAPGLTLPTAMECDFERYAELDAPCWVQARAADGPRPAAADGGRQIEVSVEQHGKPVTAARITSVPTS, encoded by the coding sequence ATGGCCAGCGCCACCCTCATGCCGTCCTGGCGCGATCAGCGCCATGACGACAGAGGCCGGTTCGCCGACGGAAACCGACCGTCCGCTTTGACCACGACCGTGCCGCGGGAGTACGTCCACCGCACCGCCGTGTCCGAGGTGTTCCTGACGAACTGGCGGCGCGGCACCGCTGACAGCTGGGTCGTGAGCGCCCAGTGGCCGCGCGCCCACAGCTTCTACGGCCCGGTGGGCGGCCTGCACGATCCGCTGTTACTGATCGAGACGATGCGGCAGGCCGGGATATTACTGAGCCATGTCGCGCACCGCGTGCCGCTCGACCACCCCATCATCTGGCAGCGGGTCCGCTACGACCTCACCCCGCAGGCCCTGCGCGCCGCCGACGAACCGGCCGAGGTGGAGCTGCACATCACCGACCATGACGTGCTCCGCCGCGGCAAGCGGCTGATCAGCGCCCGTCAGCACTTCCGCATCCGGTGTGACGGCGCGGACCTGGCCACCGCGTCGCTCGACTACTCCTGCCACAGTCCCGCCGTCTACCGCCGGCTGCGCGGCAAGTACAGCGACCTGACGCTGGCCAACGCCCAGCGGCTGCCGCTGCCCGAGCCGGTGACCCCGCGGCTGGTGGGCCGGGACCGGGAGCGCGACGTGGTGCTCTCCCCCACGAACCGGCCCGACCGCTGGCAGCTGCGGGTGGACACCTCCCACCCGGTGCTCTTCGACCATCCCGTCGACCACGCCCCCGGCATGCTGATGATCGAGGCCGTCCGGCAGGCCGCGCAGGCCGCGGCGCCGGGGCTGACCCTGCCGACGGCGATGGAGTGCGACTTCGAGCGGTACGCCGAACTGGACGCCCCCTGCTGGGTGCAGGCGCGCGCCGCGGACGGGCCCCGGCCGGCGGCCGCTGACGGCGGCCGGCAGATCGAGGTGTCCGTGGAACAGCACGGCAAACCGGTGACGGCGGCGCGGATCACCAGCGTGCCCACCTCCTGA